From a region of the Fischerella sp. JS2 genome:
- the lepB gene encoding signal peptidase I has product MQNQVSDNNNSTQKPDSSWIAELGRTIVLSIVLALGIRTFVAEARWIPSGSMEPTLHGSPNQWEADKIIVDKLSYKFSNPQRGDIVVFSPTKELQQEQYQDAFIKRIIGLPGETVALKNGKVYINNQPLPEKTYLSSSQQTIVNVCTSGPQPPFLAKPVTIPPDSYLVLGDNRNSSYDSRCWGVVPRENIIGRAVIRFWPLNHIGGIDKSPLYP; this is encoded by the coding sequence ATGCAAAATCAAGTGTCTGATAACAACAACTCGACTCAAAAGCCTGACAGTTCCTGGATAGCAGAACTAGGTAGAACAATAGTATTAAGTATCGTATTAGCATTAGGTATTCGTACCTTTGTGGCCGAAGCCCGTTGGATTCCATCCGGATCAATGGAACCAACCCTACATGGTTCGCCTAATCAATGGGAAGCAGATAAAATTATTGTTGATAAGTTAAGTTATAAATTTTCTAATCCCCAAAGAGGAGATATTGTAGTATTTTCACCTACAAAAGAGCTACAACAAGAACAATACCAAGATGCTTTTATCAAGCGTATTATTGGTTTGCCGGGAGAAACAGTAGCACTGAAAAACGGTAAGGTATATATTAACAACCAGCCTCTTCCAGAAAAAACGTATCTTTCTTCTTCGCAGCAGACAATAGTCAACGTTTGTACTTCTGGACCGCAACCGCCTTTTCTTGCTAAACCAGTCACTATACCTCCCGATTCTTATTTGGTATTAGGTGACAACCGTAACAGCAGTTATGATAGTCGCTGCTGGGGTGTCGTTCCTAGAGAAAATATTATTGGTCGTGCCGTAATTCGTTTTTGGCCCCTAAATCATATTGGTGGTATTGATAAATCGCCATTGTATCCGTAG
- a CDS encoding MOSC domain-containing protein, which translates to MPYVAKILIYPIKSLDGVEVKTTKVLSSGAIQYDREFAIVDKLNKFVNGKRHAKVHLLRSQYNLEDRTVLLKISETNCQQVFHLDHEWQALEDWLSNFFGFAVKLQQNSVMGFPDDTVSPGPTIISTATLTEVASWFAGISVDEMRRRIRANIEIDGVPAFWEDRLFSEQSDIVSFRVGDVHLLGINPCQRCVVLTRDSLSGEAYKNFQKVFVAKRQQTLPAWVASSWFNHFYRLSVNTRLSPSSVEKNFKIGDEVEILEK; encoded by the coding sequence ATGCCATATGTTGCCAAGATTTTAATCTACCCGATTAAATCACTAGATGGCGTGGAAGTGAAAACGACAAAAGTCCTATCTAGTGGTGCTATACAGTATGACCGTGAGTTTGCTATTGTTGACAAACTTAACAAGTTTGTTAATGGTAAGCGTCATGCCAAAGTTCATCTGTTGCGATCGCAATACAACTTAGAAGATAGAACTGTCTTGTTAAAAATCTCAGAAACTAACTGCCAACAAGTTTTTCATCTCGATCATGAATGGCAAGCACTGGAAGATTGGTTAAGTAATTTTTTTGGATTTGCCGTTAAACTACAGCAAAATTCTGTGATGGGTTTTCCTGATGATACTGTCTCACCAGGGCCAACCATCATTAGTACAGCAACCTTAACAGAAGTAGCTTCCTGGTTTGCTGGTATTAGTGTAGATGAAATGCGTCGTCGTATACGTGCCAACATTGAGATTGACGGTGTACCAGCATTTTGGGAAGATAGACTATTTAGCGAACAAAGTGACATTGTTTCCTTTCGAGTCGGAGATGTACATCTGTTAGGGATAAATCCCTGTCAGCGTTGTGTAGTACTAACACGAGATTCTCTGAGTGGGGAAGCTTATAAAAATTTTCAGAAAGTATTTGTCGCAAAGCGACAACAAACATTACCAGCTTGGGTAGCTTCATCCTGGTTTAATCACTTTTACAGGTTAAGTGTAAATACGCGATTATCACCTTCTTCAGTAGAAAAGAATTTCAAAATTGGTGATGAAGTAGAAATATTGGAAAAATAA
- a CDS encoding dihydroorotase: protein MSSSTSLLIRRARIILPDGEFMIGDVLTRDRFIVEVAPEISTDQTPIREIDAEGLTLLPGVIDPQVHFREPGLEHKEDLFTATCACAKGGVTSFLEMPNTRPLTTTQQTLDDKLQRAQNKCLVNYGFFIGATAEILPDLLLANPTPGIKIFMGSMHGQLLVNQQEVLEAIFAKGKRLIAVHAEDQARINQRRQEFAGIHDVAVHSQIQDNQAALLATQLALKLSEKYQRRLHILHMSTAEEAELLRQHKPSWVTAEVTPQHLLLNTSAYEKIGTLAQMNPPLRSPHDNEVLWQALHDGVIDFIATDHAPHTLEEKAQPYPNSPSGMPGVETSLPLMLTATAQGRCSIAQVVNWMSTAVAKAYGIPNKGAIAPGYDADLVLVDLQNYRPVLRAEILSKCGWSPFEGWDLTGWPAYTIVGGELVYEKGKLHTQVRGQALTFA from the coding sequence ATGTCATCTTCCACTAGTTTACTAATTCGGCGCGCTCGGATAATTCTACCTGATGGAGAATTCATGATTGGGGATGTGCTGACGCGCGATCGCTTCATTGTCGAAGTTGCACCAGAAATATCCACAGACCAAACACCGATCAGAGAAATTGACGCAGAAGGGTTAACTTTGTTGCCAGGAGTCATTGATCCACAGGTACATTTTCGTGAACCAGGATTGGAACACAAAGAGGATTTGTTTACTGCAACTTGTGCATGTGCTAAAGGCGGAGTCACCTCTTTTTTGGAAATGCCAAATACACGTCCCCTGACAACTACCCAGCAGACACTTGATGATAAATTGCAACGCGCCCAGAATAAATGCCTAGTTAACTATGGCTTTTTTATTGGCGCAACAGCAGAAATTCTGCCGGACTTGCTGTTGGCAAATCCTACTCCAGGGATCAAAATTTTTATGGGGTCGATGCATGGTCAGTTGCTTGTCAATCAACAAGAGGTTTTGGAGGCGATATTTGCAAAAGGAAAACGCTTAATTGCCGTCCACGCCGAAGATCAAGCCAGAATCAACCAGAGACGCCAAGAATTTGCTGGCATTCATGACGTCGCTGTGCATTCTCAAATCCAAGATAATCAGGCGGCACTTTTAGCAACGCAGCTGGCATTAAAACTGTCAGAAAAATATCAGCGTCGTTTGCATATTTTACACATGTCTACGGCTGAGGAAGCAGAGTTACTACGTCAACACAAACCAAGTTGGGTGACAGCAGAAGTCACACCACAACATTTATTGTTGAATACTAGTGCCTATGAAAAAATTGGCACATTAGCCCAGATGAATCCACCTTTGCGATCGCCCCACGATAACGAAGTTCTCTGGCAAGCTTTGCACGATGGCGTGATTGATTTTATTGCTACCGATCACGCACCCCACACCTTAGAAGAAAAAGCGCAACCTTACCCAAATAGTCCCTCTGGAATGCCAGGGGTAGAAACTTCTTTACCTTTAATGTTAACAGCCACAGCCCAAGGGCGATGCAGTATTGCCCAAGTTGTCAATTGGATGTCTACTGCTGTAGCCAAAGCTTATGGTATTCCCAACAAAGGAGCGATCGCACCTGGTTATGATGCCGATTTGGTACTTGTAGATTTGCAAAACTATCGCCCAGTTTTACGCGCAGAAATCTTAAGTAAATGTGGTTGGAGTCCTTTTGAAGGTTGGGATCTCACCGGATGGCCTGCTTACACTATTGTCGGTGGTGAGTTGGTTTATGAAAAAGGCAAACTACATACACAAGTACGGGGACAAGCCTTAACATTTGCATGA